In Gigantopelta aegis isolate Gae_Host chromosome 14, Gae_host_genome, whole genome shotgun sequence, the following proteins share a genomic window:
- the LOC121389295 gene encoding KRAB-A domain-containing protein 2-like, protein MDLEETFRRSLYTSYGENKCILLPEDKYIKTVGELLEATQAPKKSLHQFYLLKKYELLQCGDVQKLIRKKPNQEHPLYFATIEETFDIIKRAHIATGHGGRDKMIKEINKKYANITQDAITLFKSMCSECQRKWKWTITKGIIVKPILSKDFSSRAQVDLIDMQSMCQGQHKWIMMYQDHLTKFCILCPFTSKRASEVAYQLLPSPGSPFNTTK, encoded by the coding sequence ATGGATCTAGAGGAGACTTTCAGGCGTTCGCTGTACACGAGTTATGGAGAGAATAAGTGTATCTTGCTACCTGAGGACAAATACATTAAGACTGTTGGCGAGTTGCTGGAAGCCACCCAGGCACCCAAGAAATCACTGCATCAGTTTTACTTGCTTAAGAAATATGAACTACTGCAGTGTGGGGACGTTCAAAAGCTCATCAGAAAGAAGCCAAACCAGGAACATCCTCTGTACTTCGCTACCATCGAGGAGACCTTTGACATCATCAAGCGCGCCCACATCGCTACTGGTCATGGAGGACGAGACAAGATGATCAAGGAGATCAACAAGAAGTACGCCAACATCACCCAGGATGCTATTACCTTGTTCAAGTCCATGTGCAGCGAGTGCCAGAGAAAATGGAAATGGACAATTACCAAGGGAATTATCGTCAAACCAATCCTGTCTAAGGACTTCAGTTCCAGAGCGCAAGTTGACCTCATCGACATGCAGTCTATGTGCCAAGGTCAACACAAATGGATCATGATGTACCAAGACCATCTTACCAAGTTCTGCATTCTGTGTCCTTTCACTTCTAAGCGTGCATCGGAAGTAGCTTATCAGTTGCTACCTTCTCCTGGGAGCCCCTTCAATACTACAAAGTGA